The following are encoded together in the bacterium genome:
- a CDS encoding glycerophosphodiester phosphodiesterase, producing the protein MHATSDGHVVVLHDPDVDRTTDGSGPVRTMTLAQLQALDAGWQHRAPDGSHPHRGKGIVVPTLDALLAAHPGVPLNIEIKQDEPAIEAAVLAVLDRHGARRQTLLAAEHSRIGTRIRAAAPDMLTSFSAEEVADFVGRLRENRWEGYVPPAVALQVPPAWDGMEIVTTPFLEAAHRFELEVHVWTVNQPVEMHRLLELGVDGLITDLPAVAMEVMRRRRLR; encoded by the coding sequence GTGCACGCCACGTCCGACGGTCACGTCGTCGTGCTGCACGACCCCGATGTCGATCGCACCACCGACGGCAGCGGCCCCGTCCGCACCATGACCCTGGCGCAGCTCCAGGCGCTCGACGCCGGCTGGCAGCACCGCGCGCCCGACGGCAGCCATCCGCACCGCGGCAAGGGCATCGTCGTGCCGACCCTCGACGCGCTCCTCGCGGCCCATCCCGGCGTCCCGCTCAACATCGAGATCAAGCAGGACGAGCCGGCGATCGAAGCGGCCGTCCTCGCGGTGCTCGACCGTCACGGCGCGCGCAGGCAGACGTTGCTCGCGGCCGAGCATTCCCGCATCGGGACGCGCATCCGCGCCGCCGCGCCGGACATGCTGACGAGCTTCTCGGCCGAGGAGGTCGCCGACTTCGTCGGCCGCCTGCGCGAGAACCGGTGGGAGGGCTACGTGCCCCCGGCCGTCGCGCTCCAGGTTCCGCCGGCCTGGGACGGGATGGAGATCGTCACCACGCCGTTCCTCGAGGCCGCGCACCGCTTCGAGCTCGAGGTGCACGTCTGGACCGTCAATCAGCCGGTCGAGATGCACCGTCTGCTCGAGCTCGGGGTCGATGGTCTCATCACCGACCTGCCGGCGGTCGCGATGGAAGTGATGCGCCGCCGCCGGCTGCGCTAG